A single Hippocampus zosterae strain Florida chromosome 1, ASM2543408v3, whole genome shotgun sequence DNA region contains:
- the cfi gene encoding complement factor I, producing MNLCLVLPLLLICPSNWEVTRAATDPDNFLGPEECLSRKPTRASCDLVFCAPWERCIEGRCSCKPPYLCPSEDVTPVCGRDGRLYRSYCQAMALSCRGGKSAMSHFDRTCSEERPKFRSFLDPRTGALSLFVPDRAGVGGGGGKRLLVCGQRWDAAAANVACRDHGHPLGAASAGSVAFGDLRRGRAPSPLPDRCVVVRCRGFETSLAECVIHDAVPVGEGRVATATCYDGQEAPRECGFACANGKCVSADRTCDGIDDCGDRSDEMCCKRCRRGAFRCDSGVCVQADVLADSQRDCLAGEDEAPTHEPTGTETNGTEYVSPRKETRASRAHLESKLQCGVANLTAAMDASVGDRAGRVKRVVGGVAANRTQIQWQVGLEDDGRINCGGTYIGGCWVVTAAHCVRPNPSAYRVKFSIWQKSTPQDTTDIIPVGAVIIHPRYNASTYENDIALVRLKELPEKPGKCMVDNPAVKPACVPWSPRLFAANHTCSISGWGRTSDVGKTSQVLQWANVSLIHDCRRFYKDRFRPGMMCAGDLDGNVDSCQGDSGGPLVCQDHLGVSYLWGIVSWGDQCGQPGLPGVYTQVAHYFEWIRLQTGWPAVTKFNS from the exons ATGAACCTTTGCCTTGTCCTGCCGCTTCTCCTCATCTGTCCCTCCAACTGG GAGGTGACCCGGGCGGCGACCGACCCTGACAACTTTTTGGGTCCAGAGGAGTGTCTCAGCAGGAA GCCCACGCGTGCCTCCTGTGACCTGGTCTTTTGCGCCCCGTGGGAGCGATGCATCGAGGGACGTTGCTCCTGCAAGCCGCCCTATTTGTGTCCCAGCGAGGACGTCACCCCCGTTTGTGGGCGGGACGGCCGCCTCTACCGCTCCTACTGCCAG GCCATGGCCTTGTCGTGTCGCGGCGGCAAGTCGGCCATGTCCCACTTCGACCGAACGTGCTCAG AGGAGCGGCCCAAGTTCCGGAGTTTCCTGGATCCCCGCACGGGCGCGCTCAGCCTCTTCGTCCCCGACCGAGCCGGCgtcggcgggggcgggggaaaGCGCTTGCTGGTTTGCGGGCAGCGCTGGGACGCGGCCGCCGCCAATGTGGCCTGCAGGGATCACGGCCACCCGCT CGGCGCCGCGTCTGCCGGCTCCGTGGCCTTCGGTGACCTGAGGCGAGGTCGCGCCCCCTCGCCGTTGCCCGACCGCTGCGTCGTCGTTCGCTGCCGAGGCTTCGAGACGTCGCTGGCCGAGTGCGTCATCCACGACGCCGTCCCGGTGGGCGAGGGCCGGGTCGCCACGGCGACCTGCTACGACGGCCAGGAGGCGCCCCGAG AATGCGGCTTCGCCTGCGCCAACGGCAAGTGCGTGTCCGCCGACCGGACGTGCGACGGCATCGACGACTGCGGCGACCGCAGCGACGAGATGTGCTGCAAAC GCTGCAGGAGGGGCGCCTTCCGCTGCGACTCGGGCGTGTGCGTGCAGGCCGACGTGCTGGCTGACAGTCAGAGGGACTGTTTGGCGGGAGAGGACGAGGCGCCGACGCACG AGCCAACCGGGACGGAGACGAACGGCACAG AGTACGTCTCTCCTAGGAAAG AAACGCGCGCCAGCCGTGCCCACCTGGAGTCCAAGTTGCAGTGCGGCGTGGCCAATTTGACGGCCGCGATGGACGCCAGCGTGGGGGACCGAGCCGGCCGCGTCAAGAGAGTCGTCGGCGGCGTCGCGGCCAACCGG ACGCAGATCCAGTGGCAGGTGGGCCTGGAGGACGACGGCAGGATCAACTGTGGGGGGACTTACATCGGAGGCTGCTGGGTGGTCACGGCGGCGCACTGCGTCAG ACCCAACCCGTCGGCCTACCGGGTGAAGTTCTCCATCTGGCAAAAGTCCACGCCTCAGGACACCACCGACATCATCCCCGTGGGCGCCGTCATCATTCACCCCAG GTACAACGCCAGCACGTACGAGAACGACATCGCCCTGGTGCGGCTCAAGGAGCTCCCGGAGAAGCCCGGCAAGTGCATGGTGGACAACCCCGCCGTCAAGCCCGCCTGCGTGCCCTGGTCGCCGCGCCTCTTTGCCGCCAACCACACGTGCAGCATCTCGGGCTGGGGACGCACGTCAGATG TGGGGAAAACCTCGCAGGTTCTGCAGTGGGCCAACGTGTCCCTCATCCACGACTGCCGGCGCTTCTACAAGGACCGCTTCAGACCCGGCATGATGTGCGCCG gtGACCTGGACGGCAACGTGGACTCCTGCCAGGGCGACAGCGGCGGCCCCCTGGTGTGCCAGGACCACCTGGGCGTGTCCTACCTGTGGGGCATCGTCAGCTGGGGCGATCAATGCGGCCAGCCCGGCTTGCCGGGCGTCTATACGCAG GTGGCGCACTACTTCGAGTGGATCCGCCTGCAGACCGGCTGGCCCGCCGTCACCAAGTTCAACTCGTGA
- the LOC127600815 gene encoding aminoacyl tRNA synthase complex-interacting multifunctional protein 1-like — protein MESDEMFHPSLAAALMKLDPEDGGKMLEYFQTHALLAREKALLQASVREQKKLLVENGKLKKDIEELRHQLGDKQRRRAAKSVLSPGEAADPAASPSRRVDLQMTGRQRGEKKAAPEALPPPPAPAVDVSRLDLRVGRIVGVRRHPRAATLTVHDVDVGEKAPRPVVSKRRPGDQPPLVGSLAVLLCNVKACKVRGAASRARLLRCFRSDGAAELLAPPAGSNPGDRVTFLNYPGEPDRELKAKQRVWDHVQPGLLVDAEGVANYKGCGFRVEGKGPCRAPSLTDGTIRCT, from the exons CTTCCAAACGCACGCGCTGCTGGCCCGGGAGAAAGCTc TCCTGCAGGCGTCCGTGCGCGAGCAGAAGAAGCTGCTGGTGGAAAACGGCAAACTGAAGAAGGACATCGAGGAGCTGCGCCACCAGCTGGGCGACAAGCAGAGGAGACGTGCGG CTAAGAGCGTCCTCTCGCCCGGCGAGGCCGCTGATCCGGCCGCGTCGCCGTCCCGCCGCGTCGACCTCCAGATGACCGGTCGGcaaagaggagagaaaaaag CCGCTCCCGAAGCgctcccgccgccgccggcccccgCAGTGGACGTCTCCCGCCTGGACCTGAGAGTCGGACGTATCGTCGGCGTTCGCCGCCACCCGCGTGCGGCAACCTTGACCGTTCACGACGTCGACGTGGGAGAGAAAGCCCCGCGCCCGGTTGTCAGCAAGCGCCGCCCGGGCGACCAACCACCG CTCGTCGGCTCGCTGGCCGTCCTGCTGTGCAACGTCAAGGCCTGCAAAGTGAGGGGCGCGGCTTCGCGGGCCCGCCTCCTGCGGTGCTTCCGGTCCGACGGCGCCGCGGAGCTGCTGGCCCCGCCGGCGGGTTCCAACCCCGGAGACAGAGTCACTTTCCTCAACTACCCGG GTGAACCTGACCGGGAGCTGAAGGCCAAGCAGCGGGTGTGGGATCACGTTCAGCCCGGCCTCCTGGTGGACGCCGAGGGCGTGGCCAACTACAAAGGTTGCGGCTTCCGGGTGGAGGGCAAAGGCCCGTGCAGGGCGCCGTCCCTCACCGACGGCACCATCCGATGCACGTAG
- the LOC127600663 gene encoding tetratricopeptide repeat protein 39B, producing MEDATHAEAEDEDRFEDAYDRIPAARHMDLQAAIRETQCALNLVLNNKFSEALELLKPWWRDSMYHALGYSSILVLQAAMTFEHTDIQVAMATIKEALHTCQRFRKKNSVVGSLSSLISGPANLREEEMHAELCYAECLLQKATLTFVQDENMISFIKGALKIRSSYQIYKDCHNVLDAAHDRSSQSDSRRQFEGGVKLGVGSFNLMLSLLPQRILRLLEFIGFSGNREFGLSQLREGTRGSSLRSILCTLTLLFYHTYVTLVLGSGEGDLAEAQALLEPYLHKYPQGAIIRFYSARLATLRGHFEEACSGYQECVSSQQEWKQIHHLCYWELMWTHSYQQDWPQAYRYAELLCRESRWSKAIYVYQKAAILSMMSEEDVKKTGQDVAELFRQVEGLKQRLAGKSIPTEKFAVRKARRYKAGAPVPLVLPALEMMYVWSGFTIVAKRADCTEALLVTIEAAEERLARDPQPSEFHVDDGCLVQMLKGLCLKHAGRLLQAELCFTHVLSSENRIRYDHYLVPFTLYELGLLYRQQGDDAKAAAFMENAKSNYKDYSMESRLHFRIHAALSSFKSSPAATPY from the exons ATGGAGGACGCGACCCACGCCGAGGCCGAGGACGAG GACCGTTTTGAGGACGCCTACGACCGCATTCCCGC CGCACGTCACATGGACCTGCAGGCGGCCATCCGGGAGACTCAGTGCGCCTTGAACTTGGTCCTCAACAACAAGTTCTCCGAAGCCCTGGAGCTCCTGAAGCCATG GTGGCGCGACAGCATGTACCACGCCTTGGGTTACAGCAGCATCTTGGTGCTGCAGGCCGCCATGACCTTTGAGCACACAGACATCcaggttgccatggcgaccatCAAGGAGGCCTTGCACACCTGCCAGAG GTTTCGCAAGAAGAACTCGGTGGTGGGGTCGCTGTCCAGTCTGATCAGCGGGCCGGCCAACCTTCGGGAAG AGGAGATGCACGCCGAGCTGTGCTACGCCGAGTGCTTGCTGCAGAAAGCCACGCTGACCTTTGTGCAGGACGAGAACATGATCAGCTTCATCAAAGGAGCCCTGAAAATCAGAAGCAGCTACCAAATCTACAA GGACTGCCACAACGTGCTGGACGCGGCGCACGACCGGAGCAGCCAGTCGGACTCGCGGAGGCAGTTTGAGGGCGGAGTCAAGCTGGGCGTCGGCTCCTTCAACTTG atgctGTCCCTCCTCCCGCAGAGGATCCTCAGGCTGCTGGAGTTCATCGGCTTCTCCGGAAACCGG gaGTTTGGCTTGTCCCAGCTGCGGGAGGGAACGCGCGGCTCCAGTTTGCGCTCCATCTTGTGCACCTTGACGCTGCTCTTCTACCACACCTACGTCACACTGGTGCTGG GAAGCGGCGAGGGCGACCTGGCGGAAGCCCAAGCCCTGCTGGAGCCGTACCTTCACAAGTATCCCCAA GGCGCCATCATCCGCTTCTACTCGGCCCGGCTGGCCACGCTGCGGGGACACTTTGAAGAG GCGTGCTCGGGCTACCAGGAGTGTGTGAGCAGCCAGCAGGAGTGGAAGCAGATCCACCACCTGTGCTACTGGGAGCTCATGTGGACGCACTCGTACCAGCAGGATTGGCCGCAGGCGTACCGCTACGCCGAGCTGCTGTGTCGCGAGAGCCGCTGGTCcaag GCCATCTACGTGTACCAGAAGGCCGCCATCCTCAGCATGATGTCGGAGGAGGACGTGAAGAAGACGGGCCAAGACGTGGCGGAGCTCTTCAG gcAGGTGGAAGGGCTCAAGCAGCGGCTGGCCGGCAAGTCCATCCCCACCGAGAAGTTTGCCGTGCGCAAAGCTCGCCGCTACAAGGCCGGCGCCCCCGTGCCGCTGGTGCTGCCGGCTCTG GAAATGATGTACGTCTGGAGCGGCTTCACCATCGTAGCCAAGCGAGCCGACTGCACCGAGGCGCTGCTGGTGACCATCGAGGCGGCCGAGGAGCGGCTCGCCCGCGACCCCC agCCATCCGAGTTCCACGTGGACGACGGCTGTCTGGTGCAGATGCTGAAGGGTCTTTGTCTCAAGCACGCGGGACGCCTGTTGCAGGCCGAGCTCTGCTTCACGCACGTCCTGTCCAG TGAAAATCGCATCCGTTATGATCACTACCTGGTCCCCTTCACACTGTACGAGTTGGGCCTCCTCTACCGACAGCAGGGTGACGACGCCAAGGCCGCCGCCTTCATGGAAAATGCCAA GAGCAACTACAAGGACTACTCCATGGAGTCCAGACTGCACTTTCGCATTCACGCGGCCCTCAGCAGCTTCAAAAGTTCGCCCGCTGCCACCCCGTACTAG